One genomic region from Rhizomicrobium palustre encodes:
- a CDS encoding response regulator has translation MTQQIDASEAAPKPEEGHHILLVEDERSVRDPLGHYLQRNGFRVTMASHALEARHMLSRYKFDLVILDIMMPGEDGLSLCRSIREKLDIPTILLSAKSEETDRIVGLEMGADDYVVKPFAPRELLARTKAVIRRAQSMPRSRRLPAQKIMQFGNWKLMTGARQLTGEDGVVVPLSTGEFNLLLAFLERPHIVLSRDQLLDLTQGREAAAFDRSIDNLISRVRKKIEPDSKNPTYIKTVWGGGYSFVAEVRIV, from the coding sequence ATGACACAGCAGATAGACGCTTCCGAAGCCGCGCCCAAACCGGAAGAGGGCCATCATATTCTGCTCGTCGAGGATGAGCGCAGCGTGCGCGATCCCTTGGGCCATTACCTCCAGCGCAACGGCTTTCGCGTTACCATGGCGAGCCACGCGCTCGAAGCGCGCCACATGCTCAGCCGCTATAAATTCGATCTCGTCATTCTCGACATCATGATGCCGGGCGAGGATGGGCTGTCGCTCTGCCGCTCCATCCGCGAGAAGCTCGACATCCCCACCATTCTGCTCTCGGCGAAATCCGAAGAGACTGACCGCATCGTGGGTCTCGAAATGGGCGCCGACGATTATGTCGTCAAACCTTTTGCCCCGCGCGAGCTTCTCGCCCGCACCAAAGCAGTGATCCGCCGGGCGCAATCCATGCCGCGTTCGCGCCGTCTGCCGGCGCAGAAGATCATGCAGTTCGGCAATTGGAAGCTGATGACTGGCGCGCGCCAGTTGACGGGCGAGGATGGGGTGGTGGTGCCGCTCTCCACCGGCGAGTTCAATCTTCTGCTCGCCTTCCTCGAACGTCCCCATATCGTGCTGTCGCGCGATCAGCTTCTGGATCTCACCCAAGGGCGCGAGGCGGCGGCCTTCGACCGCAGCATCGATAATCTGATCAGCCGGGTACGCAAGAAGATCGAGCCGGATTCCAAGAATCCGACCTATATCAAAACCGTGTGGGGTGGCGGCTACAGCTTCGTGGCCGAGGTCAGGATCGTGTGA
- a CDS encoding Gfo/Idh/MocA family oxidoreductase, with product MQPVRVGIVGLGKIARDEHVPALKANDAFELVAATSTHHNREDMPVFARIEEMLDAVPEIGAVSICTPPQAHYAPAKAALLRGKHVLLEKPPTPTLAEFEELTALAAQNGVTLFQTWHARETPAIAAATEYLSTRQIKGGKVVWKEDVRHWHPGQDWIWSEGGFGVLDAGINAISILTEILPEPMTVEAAHFLVPSNMASPIAVAVAFALPSGAVIDVEFDFRHRGIQTRTVHIETDAGPFDLARFSAAQGEAAWGEVSSQRQEYAALYQRFATLIKEGRSDTDKRPLELVLDIFRDASRSTVEAFRE from the coding sequence GTGCAGCCTGTTCGCGTCGGTATAGTTGGGTTGGGCAAGATCGCGCGGGACGAGCACGTTCCGGCGCTCAAAGCCAATGACGCGTTCGAGCTGGTTGCGGCCACCAGCACGCACCACAACCGTGAGGATATGCCGGTTTTCGCCCGCATCGAGGAGATGCTGGACGCGGTACCCGAGATTGGCGCCGTGAGCATCTGCACCCCGCCGCAGGCCCATTATGCACCGGCCAAGGCCGCGCTCTTAAGGGGCAAGCATGTGCTCCTGGAAAAGCCGCCGACGCCCACCCTCGCGGAGTTCGAGGAATTGACCGCGCTTGCGGCGCAAAACGGGGTCACCCTGTTTCAGACGTGGCACGCACGTGAGACGCCCGCCATCGCGGCCGCAACGGAATATCTCTCCACCCGCCAAATCAAAGGCGGCAAGGTGGTATGGAAAGAAGATGTCCGTCACTGGCATCCGGGCCAGGATTGGATTTGGAGCGAGGGCGGCTTTGGCGTGCTCGATGCCGGCATCAACGCAATCTCCATTCTCACAGAAATTTTGCCCGAGCCGATGACGGTCGAGGCGGCGCATTTTCTTGTGCCTTCCAATATGGCGAGCCCAATCGCCGTGGCGGTGGCTTTCGCGCTGCCCTCGGGCGCGGTCATCGATGTCGAGTTCGATTTCCGTCATCGCGGCATCCAGACCCGCACGGTGCATATCGAAACCGATGCAGGCCCCTTTGATCTTGCCCGCTTCTCCGCCGCGCAAGGCGAGGCCGCCTGGGGCGAGGTCTCCTCCCAGCGCCAGGAATATGCCGCGCTCTATCAGCGTTTCGCGACACTGATCAAAGAAGGCCGTTCCGATACCGACAAGCGCCCGCTGGAATTGGTGCTCGACATTTTCCGCGATGCCAGCCGCAGCACGGTCGAAGCCTTCCGCGAATAG
- a CDS encoding ATP-binding protein, translating into MIKRAQAEVSSWTTFGQTALLIIAALLLAQVFSFLLVRNIVFEWQRAYVDEPAMARFAEVAAEVSAAPFERRQEIVNALSHAGESFELEPAPSFAAFPAKPELDNALAEAMEKRGLKPGALMAHRGFDPGMMERAQPPDHTHGFFGGHPPRDVIRLAAQLSDGQWLVARFRVMRAFPLLLNPLFLSQAALFVVLLVATLFSAARISRPLRRLARAAESLRPQEAFEPLAVEGPREVKVAITSFNSMALRVRELLTEKDRMLTAIGHDLRTPLASLRIRAENIEQDSEREKIIETVDEMTSMVEEILAFARLGYSTETRQHVDLSALADAVVEEFAAIGKTVAFIDSPRAPVMMQAGLMRRLIRNLIDNAVKYAGKAEVSVGVSAGAITLVVEDDGPGIPPDRLSDVLQPFSRLEDSRSRLTGGSGLGLSIADAIARSQGASLILENRASGGLRACVVWKKGAGG; encoded by the coding sequence GTGATCAAGCGGGCGCAAGCCGAGGTCTCCTCCTGGACCACATTCGGGCAGACCGCGCTTCTGATCATCGCGGCGCTGCTTTTGGCGCAGGTTTTCAGCTTCCTCCTGGTGCGCAATATCGTCTTTGAATGGCAGCGCGCCTATGTGGATGAGCCCGCCATGGCGCGTTTCGCCGAGGTGGCTGCCGAGGTCTCCGCCGCACCTTTTGAACGCCGTCAGGAGATCGTGAACGCGCTCAGCCATGCGGGCGAAAGCTTTGAGCTCGAACCGGCGCCATCTTTCGCGGCGTTTCCCGCCAAGCCGGAGCTAGATAACGCCCTTGCCGAGGCTATGGAGAAGCGCGGCCTGAAGCCCGGCGCGCTGATGGCCCATCGCGGTTTTGATCCAGGAATGATGGAGCGCGCGCAGCCGCCCGACCATACGCATGGTTTCTTTGGCGGCCATCCTCCGCGCGATGTTATTCGTTTGGCCGCCCAGCTTTCCGACGGGCAATGGCTGGTGGCGCGGTTTCGGGTGATGCGGGCCTTTCCGCTATTGCTGAACCCGCTGTTTCTTTCGCAAGCCGCGCTGTTTGTCGTGCTTCTTGTCGCCACGCTCTTTTCGGCGGCGCGGATTTCGCGTCCCCTTAGGCGGCTGGCCCGCGCTGCCGAGAGTCTGCGCCCGCAGGAAGCCTTCGAGCCTTTGGCGGTGGAGGGCCCGCGCGAGGTCAAGGTCGCGATCACCTCCTTCAACAGCATGGCGCTTCGGGTGCGAGAGCTTTTGACGGAGAAAGATCGTATGCTGACGGCCATTGGCCATGATCTGCGTACGCCGCTCGCATCCTTGCGCATCCGGGCGGAAAATATCGAGCAGGATAGCGAGCGCGAGAAGATCATCGAAACCGTCGATGAGATGACCTCCATGGTGGAGGAGATTTTAGCCTTTGCCCGGCTTGGCTATTCCACCGAGACGCGCCAGCATGTCGATCTTTCCGCGCTCGCCGATGCGGTGGTGGAAGAGTTCGCCGCCATCGGCAAAACGGTCGCGTTCATCGACTCGCCGCGCGCGCCCGTCATGATGCAGGCTGGGCTCATGCGCCGCCTTATCCGCAATCTCATCGACAATGCGGTGAAATATGCGGGCAAGGCCGAGGTTTCGGTGGGCGTTAGTGCGGGCGCGATCACGCTTGTGGTGGAGGATGATGGCCCCGGTATTCCGCCTGATCGCTTGAGCGATGTCTTGCAGCCCTTCTCGCGGCTGGAGGATTCGCGCAGCCGCCTCACCGGCGGGTCAGGGCTTGGCCTTTCCATCGCGGACGCCATCGCGCGCAGCCAAGGTGCCAGCCTGATCCTGGAAAATCGCGCCAGCGGCGGCTTGCGCGCTTGCGTAGTTTGGAAGAAGGGCGCCGGCGGCTAA
- a CDS encoding carbohydrate porin, whose protein sequence is MPIISVFKGRIAALSLLLAFSGSAAAQEYSIHVQSTFVEQFHPAFHSPYRGANSMDPAARGNETFDATLFAGLRLWRGAELYINPEIDQGFGLSNTVGVAGYVSGEAYKVGKSVPYGRLQRLFLRQSFDLGGEVQTIEDGANQIATTRSADNLVLTFGKISVGDIFDANDYAHDQHTDFLNWAVIDSGAFDYAADAWGYTYGGTAELTYGRWTWRAGLFNLSRVPNTTQLERDFSQFELVGEAEHRHTLWGHAGKVKLLGFVNRGRMGSYNDALANGLNMARVRRYASRPGFAINASQELSDDLGLFTRLSWNDGSKEAYEFTEINRALALGLSLKGNSWQRPEDTVGLAIAVHDISDAARRYLAAGGMGILIGDGRLDHAGSENLAEFYYAAHLTGWATLTADYQLVVNPAYNRDRGPLNVFSLRLHVQG, encoded by the coding sequence GTGCCGATCATTTCTGTTTTCAAAGGCCGCATTGCGGCCCTTTCGCTGCTGCTTGCGTTCTCCGGTTCCGCCGCTGCGCAGGAGTATTCGATCCACGTTCAGTCGACGTTTGTCGAGCAATTCCATCCTGCTTTTCATTCACCTTATCGCGGCGCCAACAGCATGGACCCGGCGGCGCGCGGCAATGAAACCTTCGATGCCACGCTTTTCGCGGGGCTAAGGCTATGGCGGGGTGCCGAGCTTTATATTAACCCCGAAATCGATCAGGGCTTTGGCCTCTCCAATACGGTGGGCGTTGCGGGCTATGTCTCGGGCGAAGCCTATAAGGTCGGTAAATCTGTGCCGTATGGGCGGCTGCAGCGGCTTTTCCTGCGCCAGAGTTTTGATCTCGGCGGCGAGGTGCAAACCATCGAAGATGGCGCCAATCAGATTGCCACCACGCGCAGCGCCGACAATCTCGTTCTGACCTTTGGCAAGATCTCGGTCGGCGATATCTTCGATGCCAATGATTACGCCCATGATCAGCATACTGATTTTCTCAATTGGGCGGTGATCGATAGCGGCGCCTTCGATTACGCGGCCGATGCCTGGGGCTACACCTATGGCGGCACGGCGGAACTCACCTATGGACGCTGGACCTGGCGCGCCGGTCTTTTCAATTTGTCGCGTGTGCCCAATACCACGCAGTTGGAACGCGATTTTTCGCAGTTCGAGCTGGTAGGCGAGGCGGAGCATCGTCATACGCTCTGGGGACATGCGGGCAAGGTGAAGCTGCTCGGTTTTGTCAATCGCGGCCGCATGGGCTCTTATAACGATGCGCTTGCGAACGGGCTCAATATGGCACGGGTGCGCCGCTACGCCTCGCGTCCAGGCTTTGCCATCAATGCATCGCAGGAATTGAGCGATGATCTGGGCCTCTTCACGCGGCTCTCCTGGAATGACGGTTCGAAGGAGGCCTATGAGTTCACCGAGATCAACCGCGCCCTGGCCTTGGGCCTGTCGCTGAAAGGCAATTCCTGGCAGCGCCCCGAGGACACGGTGGGGTTGGCGATTGCCGTGCATGATATTTCCGATGCAGCGCGGCGCTACCTCGCGGCGGGCGGCATGGGCATACTGATTGGCGATGGCAGGCTTGATCATGCGGGCAGCGAGAACCTCGCCGAATTCTATTATGCTGCGCACCTTACTGGCTGGGCCACGCTAACGGCGGATTATCAATTGGTGGTCAATCCCGCCTACAATCGCGACCGTGGTCCCTTGAATGTCTTCTCCCTGCGCCTGCATGTGCAGGGCTAG
- a CDS encoding FCD domain-containing protein: MARTDGQNLTYRIVEALGVAIVSGAYSVKNPFPIEADLCKQYDASRSVLREAVKMLTAKGLLSARPRQGTWVQPEEHWNLLDPDVLRWLLERKIPFSVLREFAQVRLAVEPAAAALAAEVATQDAKRAIRAAIEQMAYADEEEDDLLASDIAFHIAVLRASGNRFFAQLSGVTETALRFSIRMQNRYKGVRRASVADHRRIADAILAGDAEAAREATRYLIQEALDLINKADTDTALEPRKSRGPR; encoded by the coding sequence GTGGCGCGGACCGATGGCCAAAATCTCACTTACCGCATTGTGGAGGCGCTTGGCGTCGCCATTGTCTCGGGCGCTTACTCGGTCAAGAACCCTTTCCCGATAGAAGCCGATCTCTGCAAGCAATATGATGCGAGCCGCTCGGTCTTGCGCGAGGCAGTGAAGATGCTGACCGCCAAGGGACTGCTCTCGGCGCGCCCGCGCCAGGGCACCTGGGTGCAGCCGGAAGAACATTGGAACCTGCTCGATCCGGATGTGCTGCGCTGGCTTTTGGAGCGCAAGATTCCGTTTTCCGTGCTGCGCGAATTTGCACAGGTGCGCCTCGCGGTTGAACCTGCGGCTGCCGCCTTGGCGGCAGAGGTGGCGACCCAAGACGCCAAACGCGCCATTCGCGCCGCAATCGAACAGATGGCCTATGCCGACGAGGAGGAAGACGATCTTCTAGCCTCCGACATCGCCTTTCATATCGCCGTGCTTCGGGCCAGCGGCAATCGCTTCTTTGCCCAGTTGAGTGGCGTCACGGAAACCGCGCTCCGGTTTTCCATTCGCATGCAGAACCGTTACAAGGGGGTGCGCCGGGCCTCTGTGGCCGACCATAGGCGTATTGCAGATGCCATTCTCGCGGGCGATGCTGAGGCAGCCCGCGAAGCCACCCGCTATCTCATCCAGGAAGCACTGGATTTGATCAACAAAGCGGATACGGATACGGCTTTAGAACCGCGAAAGAGTCGCGGGCCGAGATAG